The DNA segment CCGGGTTAAGCGTCCTATTCCAACAGATCTTTGTTATCTTCCCACCACTGCTGCCAATTATTATATCCCTTGATGTTCCTGCCGGTAATGCTAACCAGCGAATCCTGGCTATAGACAACCACATCTCTATATTCGTCGTTTAGCGATTTGATCAAAGCCGGGACAGCACTATTTGTCCCTACCTTGCCCAAAGAGAAAGCACAGCTTGACCTAACCTGATGAGCATGATCCTCTAACAAAGCCTCGGCTAAAAACGAAGAAGCTTCACGGTCGCCAAGTTCAGCTAAGGCATCAGCGCAAGCCACGCGGACCCCTGTATCTTTATCGTCAAGCAATACCTCACACAATGAACTGAGGCTGGAAACATCCCCTAAGATGCCTAACGAATTGGCGCTGGCTACCCTCACCTCAACATCCTCATCGTTTTTTAAGGCCTTGAGCAGCGTAGAAACTGCCTCTCGGTCCCCGAGTTTTCCCAAGGCGGTAGCAGCAAATACCCGGGCGATCGAAGCATCATCTTTTTTAACAACCTTTACTAACGGCGTAACGGCTGAGGAGTTTCCAAGTTCTCCCAGGGCCCGGGCGCTAAATGCCCTCACTCGAGAGTTCTGGTCGCTTAAGGCCTTAATCAGAGAAGGGACCGCTGAAGCATCACCGATAATACCAAGCGCTTCAGCACAACACATCCTGGCAAACCTGTTATCGTTATCACTAAGAGCAAAACAAAGATCGTTTACCGCGGGCCGCCCGATTCTTGTTAATTTCTTAGTTGCCTTCTGCCTTTCTTTAACGCTTTTATGCTCCAATTGTTTTACCAGATCATCGATCTTTTT comes from the Candidatus Omnitrophota bacterium genome and includes:
- a CDS encoding HEAT repeat domain-containing protein, with the protein product MKKFCTVFLIISAFMLFALNLPAAEKYDTKLPKKIDDLVKQLEHKSVKERQKATKKLTRIGRPAVNDLCFALSDNDNRFARMCCAEALGIIGDASAVPSLIKALSDQNSRVRAFSARALGELGNSSAVTPLVKVVKKDDASIARVFAATALGKLGDREAVSTLLKALKNDEDVEVRVASANSLGILGDVSSLSSLCEVLLDDKDTGVRVACADALAELGDREASSFLAEALLEDHAHQVRSSCAFSLGKVGTNSAVPALIKSLNDEYRDVVVYSQDSLVSITGRNIKGYNNWQQWWEDNKDLLE